The Phocoena sinus isolate mPhoSin1 chromosome 17, mPhoSin1.pri, whole genome shotgun sequence genome contains a region encoding:
- the HSF1 gene encoding heat shock factor protein 1 isoform X5 — MDLPVGPGAAGPSNVPAFLTKLWTLVSDPDTDALICWSPSGNSFHVLDQGQFAKEVLPKYFKHSNMASFVRQLNMYGFRKVVHIEQGGLVKPERDDTEFQHPCFLRGQEQLLENIKRKVTSAISVTAPLGTQVSTLRSEDIKIHQDSVTKLLTDVQLMKGKQESMDSKLLAMKHENEALWREVASLRQKHAQQQKVVNKLIQFLISLVQSNRILGVKRKIPLMLSDSSSAHSMPKYGRQFSLERLHGPGPYSAPSPAYSGSSLYPPDAVASSGPIISDITELAPGSPLASAGGSIAERPLSSSPLVRVKEEPPSPPRSPRAEDASPSQPSSVVETPLSPTALIDSILRESEPAPAASAPALADAGGHPPSPRPASAPEKCLSVACLDKTELSDHLDAMDSNLDNLQTMLTSHGFSVDTSTLLDLFSPSVTVPDMSLPDLDSSLASIQELLSPQEPPRPLEAESSSPDSGKQLVHYTAQPLLLLDPGSVDVGGGDLPVLFELGDGSYFSEGDDYADDPTISLLTGSEPPKAKDPTVS; from the exons AGTGGGAACAGCTTCCACGTGCTGGACCAGGGCCAGTTCGCCAAGGAGGTGCTGCCCAAGTACTTCAAGCACAGCAACATGGCCAGCTTCGTGCGGCAGCTCAACATGT ATGGCTTCCGGAAGGTGGTCCACATCGAGCAGGGCGGCCTGGTCAAGCCAGAGAGGGACGACACCGAGTTCCAGCACCCGTGCTTCCTGCGCGGCCAGGAGCAGCTCCTGGAGAACATCAAGAGGAAAGTGACCAGC GCCATCTCAGTGACTGCTCCCCTGGGGACCCAGGTGTCCACCCTGAGGAGCGAGGACATAAAGATTCACCAGGACAGTGTCACCAAGCTGCTGACTGACGTGCAGCTGATGAAGGGGAAGCAGGAGAGCATGGACTCGAAGCTGCTGGCCATGAAGCA TGAGAACGAGGCCCTGTGGCGGGAGGTGGCCAGCCTGCGGCAGAAGCACGCCCAACAGCAGAAAGTCGTCAACAAG CTCATCCAGTTCCTCATCTCGCTGGTGCAGTCGAACCGGATCCTGGGGGTGAAGAGAAAGAT ccCGCTGATGCTGAGCGACAGCAGCTCCGCGCACTCCATGCCCAAGTACGGCCGGCAGTTCTCTCTGGAGCGCCTCCATGGCCCGGGGCCCTACTCG GCTCCGTCCCCGGCCTATAGCGGCTCCAGCCTCTACCCCCCAGACGCCGTTGCCAGCTCCGGACCCATCATCTCCGACATCACCGAGCTGGCCCCCGGCAGCCCCTTGGCCTCCGCGGGCGGGAGCATAGCTGAGAG GCCCCTGTCCAGCAGCCCCCTGGTTCGAGTCAAGGAGGAGCCCCCCAGCCCACCTCGGAGCCCCCGGGCAGAGGATGCCAGTCCCAGCCAGCCGTCCTCCGTGGTGGAGACGCCCCTGTCCCCGACCGCCCTCATTGATTCCATCCTGCGGGAGAGCGAGCCTGCGCCGGCCGCCTCGGCCCCGGCCCTCGCCGATGCCGGGGGCCACCCCCCCTCGCCCCGGCCTGCCTCGGCCCCCGAGAAGTGCCTCAGCGTAGCCTGCCTGGACAA GACCGAGCTTAGCGACCACCTGGATGCCATGGACTCCAACCTGGACAACCTGCAGACCATGCTGACAAGCCACGGCTTCAGCGTGGACACCAGCACCCTGCTGGAC TTGTTCAGCCCTTCGGTGACAGTGCCTGACATGAGCCTGCCCGACCTTGACAGCAGCCTGGCCAGC ATCCAGGAGCTCCTCTCTCCCCAGGAGCCCCCCAGGCCTCTTGAAGCAGAGAGCAGCAGCCCTGACTCAG GGAAGCAGCTGGTGCATTACACGGCCCAGCCCCTGCTGCTGCTGGACCCTGGCTCCGTGGACGTGGGGGGCGGCGACCTGCCGGTGCTCTTCGAGCTGGGAGACGGCTCCTACTTCTCCGAGGGGGACGACTACGCAGACGACCCCACCATCTCCCTGCTGACGGGTTCCGAGCCCCCCAAAGCCAAGGACCCCACTGTCTCCTAG